In bacterium, the genomic window GCTTGAATACACATGTCACGAACGGCATCTGCCATGATGTTTCCATTGTCAGACCATTCAAGCGTCAAAGCACTTATCATGGAGTAGATGAGTTTCTCTTCGTGTACGGTCATTTTGATCCTCTATGCAAAGTGGATGTATCTTCCAAGATAATCTTGATAAGTGCTGATCGGGAGACTGGGGCATTTGATAGCAAACGGTTCGAGCCGAAACTAAGATAAGTTACCGTTGTACAAAGATTCGGCATTAGGCCAGACATCCCGCGAATATTGCTTTCAGATCTTGCTGTTCAGGTTACAATTATTGCTCAGAGCCCTTCTTCGTTCATCTGGAAACACATTGCGCGAGTCAACAATGTCTCCTAAGGGGTGGCAATCGGCACTTATGCCTCAAAGAGCCTGCATAATCTTCGAATGGTCCGGGGGCTCTTCAACTGGCATTCACGTATTCGAATCACTTGCCAACCTTGCTTTCTTAACAGGGCGTTGACCCGACGATCATGTCTAACATTGTACTCCAGCTTCTTGTTCCAGAAAGTTTCATTGCTTTTGGGAGCACGTCGGCAAATGTTGCATCCATGCCAAAAGCAACCATCAACAAATAACGCAATTCTCAATTTCGGCCAAACAAAGTCGGGTGTTCCGACAATACCAACGTGCCGACGCCATCCAGAAAACCTGTGTGAGCGCAAAATGGACACCATTGCCATCTCAGTCGAACGATTGCCCCGAGATTTTATTGATGCCATCACTCTTGATCGACTCTGGGAAATAATCACTTCGCTCGCTTTGCCTTACGCGCATCTAATCATTCAAACCCATAGTCCCTTGATATCGGCAAGCGCAAGAGCCTGGTTGACTAGGCGTTTATCAGAGCTATTGACAACATGGTTTGTGTCCACAATTACTAGAAGCAAATTTAATTGTGTTCGCATTTCAATGAGACCTTGCTTACCTGCGACAAACAATAACAGTTTTCTAAGTCCAGTTTCCCATTTTAGGTGTCGTGTTCGTGCCGCCACTACGTACTCCCCTGTTGACAACCGATGCAATGAAATGCCCGTTTGAGAATCAAACTCGATTTCGTTTGATTCTACCTCGTACGCGAGCTTGATATGGCTGTCAATTTCTTTTGGCAAAGTCCGGCGGACTTTGGCATATCGATTAAGTATGGCGTCTTTGATATAGGTCTTGACCTTTGCTGACGGCATAAAAGTATTTAGTCGACCGCCTATGTCAGCATTATGAATCAAAGACTCCATAAACTGCCCGTTCTCTGTGCGGTCCTTTTCCAAGTATCCATGTTCGTCGGCCTTCTTGAAGACGAGGTCACTGATATGCTGTCTGATTTCAATTGGAATTAGGATTCGTGACATTATACTGGGAACGACAAAATGTGTGACTCGTCTCGGTCGTCGAGACCTGCGACATCTTCTAGCCATCGAGTTACAAAAGGGAGGAACTCTGGGTTCCTGAATCGTACAATTCCCTGGGGGAAATAGACTGATTGATACTTAGATCCGGCTTGCCTCGCCTCCCTGTCCATGTCAAGGGCAGCAGCAATGCGCCGAATGTCGGTCACGAAATCGAGGACAATCACTTTATCCTTGCCTGGCGCAATTCTCAATCCCCGCCCCAGTTGTTGTACAAATATTCGACGAGAGTGAGTGCCACGGAGAAAGACTAGGATATTTACCGCAGGTACGTCAATCCCTTCATTGAGCACATCAACAGCGGTTACTGCTTGAATCCTTCCTGAAGCGAATTCCATCAGTGTCCTATTTCGGCCAATTCTGTCCAGTCCGGACAATTGTTTGCACTCGATCTTCGATCTTCCGCACAAAAGAGAAGCGAAGCGACGGCAATGTTCCACTGAAGCACAGAATATTAAAATATGCGGCGCGGCGACCTCAGAACACTCGTCCACTATCCTCTCTATTACTGCCTCATCTCGTTGTGGGATGAACAGCTGAGTATTGAGGTCTTTGATTGACAGCTGTCCTTTTGTGAGTCGTCCAACAGTTTCCCAATCAACTGTATCAGTGTAGATCCGATAGTCAACTTCGGCAAGGTATCCCATCTTCATACCATCAACTAAGGATACGGCGCCGACAGAACTCCCAAACACTTCACCAATACTTGCACCATCACCTCGCCAAGGTGTTGCGGTCATACCCAGGAGGTACTTCGGTCGAAGATGCTTGATACACCTTCTGAATCCATGGGCAAGAGCGTGGTGAGCTTCGTCAACAATCAGTATGTCAAAATCGTGCTGCTCGATTCCACTTAAGTAGCTTACAAATGTCTGATACAGTCCAAAATTCACGCCATCAAAAGGTTTAGGTGGTTCCCCATCGTAAAACAATCGCGTAGCTGTGTCACTACCTAACTGTGTCCAAAAGTTCTGTTCCAATTGCGCCGCCAGCTCCTGCGAATGGCACAGCACCAAGGCGGAAGAAAGCCCTGATTCTCTTAGGCGAGCGACTAGTTCTGCAGCAATAACCGTTTTGCCCAATCCGGTTGCAACAATGAAATATCCCTTCTGACCTCCAGCCCCGTATTGCTCTAGACATTTGCTGAGTATGTCACTCTGGTATTCTCTAAGCTTTCGCTTCTCTTGGCTTTCTAGTGGCCACTGCTCTATCAGTTTCTTCAGCGAAAGGCCATTCCAGAGCTCAATGAGGAACCCAGCTGCGCGAAGTTCTTCCCTACGCTTTCTTGCTGACCGCGTAAAATCACCATTAGTAGCGACTATTCCAACATCCCCGCGATATGCAGACATTGCAGAGATAACTTCTTCCAATGCTACAGGTCCAACATAATTATCCCCTGTGACAGCCTTTACCTGCACAACATAAATATGGCGTTTCCCTGCGATTTCGCGCACTGCAAGTACGTCAGCGCCACCATCGCCCGAAGCACCGACAATCCTCACATCCTTCCATCCACAATGTGACATCAAGCGCCCAACTGACCTTTCTAAACCGAACCAGTCGGTACCTTTCATGAGTTCAGCACTTAGGAAAGTCATGTCCCAATCTCTTGCCTTAGGAATCTTAAGCTGTGCTCGCATCTCTGAAGTTCTTCCTTTAACCGTTGGTCAGAGAACGGAAGTTTATTCTCGCTTATTGACCATAGTGCATCTTTCAAATATGAGAGTATGCGGTCTTTGGAAATGCTACGAAGCCTTTCAGTTGATTTGCTATCAGGCAATTCAATAATGCTGTAAGCGGACTTAAAGAACTTCCCGTCAAAGAATTCTTCTGGAAAGCGGTCCACTAGGCGAACAAGTGTTCTGGATGGGACGCTGATGATTGCATCAATACAACCGGGGGACCTCGACTGAAATTTCGAAACTAACTGCGTGTTGATAATTAGTCCCGGCATTGTATCTTCAACTTCCCCCGCTGACTCAAACACAAAATCGATGACCTCTTGTTCTCGAAGTTGCAATAACTCGATGGCAGAATCGCGTAGTCGATCGAATAGCGTTCGCGCTTCATCCTGAATCCGCTGGTACTCAATCCGGACATTCGAGAAATTGCTTTCAAACAACCCAGCGAAGATTGCAACAATATCCTCCTGTCGATTTCGAATCTTGAATCTGTCCGCTAGATAAAACAACAGAAGTTCGCGAAAACTTATCGGATAGTGGAGCAGAAACTGGTGCTTGGGATCAAAGAAGAAATCACAATTAATGCTTTCTTGAAAGAACTTGACAGCTATTTCCTGTCCTTCAACTCCAATACGTCCTTTAGTGACTTCCCAAACTGTAACTGAGAATGCTGGCCCGCCCTTTTCATAGGAGTATTCTGACGAGTACGTCTCTATCTTTCTTGAACGACTCTTCAGCTC contains:
- a CDS encoding DEAD/DEAH box helicase family protein, which codes for MKGTDWFGLERSVGRLMSHCGWKDVRIVGASGDGGADVLAVREIAGKRHIYVVQVKAVTGDNYVGPVALEEVISAMSAYRGDVGIVATNGDFTRSARKRREELRAAGFLIELWNGLSLKKLIEQWPLESQEKRKLREYQSDILSKCLEQYGAGGQKGYFIVATGLGKTVIAAELVARLRESGLSSALVLCHSQELAAQLEQNFWTQLGSDTATRLFYDGEPPKPFDGVNFGLYQTFVSYLSGIEQHDFDILIVDEAHHALAHGFRRCIKHLRPKYLLGMTATPWRGDGASIGEVFGSSVGAVSLVDGMKMGYLAEVDYRIYTDTVDWETVGRLTKGQLSIKDLNTQLFIPQRDEAVIERIVDECSEVAAPHILIFCASVEHCRRFASLLCGRSKIECKQLSGLDRIGRNRTLMEFASGRIQAVTAVDVLNEGIDVPAVNILVFLRGTHSRRIFVQQLGRGLRIAPGKDKVIVLDFVTDIRRIAAALDMDREARQAGSKYQSVYFPQGIVRFRNPEFLPFVTRWLEDVAGLDDRDESHILSFPV
- the vsr gene encoding DNA mismatch endonuclease Vsr encodes the protein MIISQSRSRVMASIKSRGNRSTEMAMVSILRSHRFSGWRRHVGIVGTPDFVWPKLRIALFVDGCFWHGCNICRRAPKSNETFWNKKLEYNVRHDRRVNALLRKQGWQVIRIRECQLKSPRTIRRLCRLFEA